A region of the Pirellulales bacterium genome:
CGGCATGGTCAGCGAAGCGAACTTGAAATTCCTGCGCGAGCGTGGCGGGCAGTACATCGTTGGCACTCCGAAGGCGATGTTGCGTCGTTTCGAACAGCACTTGACCGACAAGGATTGGGCAACCGCCCAGGAAGGCGTCGAGGTGAAACTCGTGCCCGGCCCGGCCGGCGATGAGACGTTTCTGCTGGCCCGCAGCGCCGACCGTCGTCAGAAGGAATTGGCGATGCACGAGAAATTCACGTCGCGCTTGGAAGCCGGTCTGAAGAAGCTGCAAGCCGCTGCGGAAGCCGGGCGATTGAAGGACACGGCGGCCGCCGGCCAACGGCTGGGCCGATTGAATCAGCAAAACTGGCGCGCCTCTCACGCTTTCGACGTGACGATCAAGGAACTGGCCCAGCCGCGGGGCAAGCAGCTACTCGAAATCACTTGGCAGCGCAATGCGCGGTTTGGTGATTGGTCACGGCTTGCCGATGGCTGTTACCTGCTCCGCAGCAACCTGCAAGGCGTCGATGCCGCGACGTTGTGGAAGCGCTATATCCAACTGACCGAAGCCGAATGGGCCTTTCGCATCACGAAAGACGAGCTGGAAATCCGCCCGATCTGGCATCAGAAAGAAGACCGCGTCCAAGCCCACATCCTGGTCTGCTTCCTGGCGTATGCCCTGTGGAAGACGCTGGCCGGCTGGATGAAGAACTCTGGGCTCGGCGACGCCCCGCGAACGCTGCTGGAAGAAATCGCGAAACTGAAAAGCGGTGACGTGACATTGACGGCCAAGTCGCCCCGCGACGGCCACCAACGAAAGATCACGCTACGCTGCGTGACCGAACCGGACGACGGCCAGGCCGTGTTGCTTCACCGCCTCGGCTTGAAGCTCCCGCGCCGCCTCCGCCGCAT
Encoded here:
- a CDS encoding IS1634 family transposase, whose amino-acid sequence is LDQLLDRLIEPGREEVSWAAVAAILVLARFCEPSSELHIADTWYRRTALEELLGVRPEQVHPDRLYKGLDRLLPHKESLERHLRERLGELFELKCDLLLYDVTSTYFEGDMEGCPLAQRGYSRDSRGDRPQVCIGLVVTEDGFPLGYEVFAGNRHDSTTVRTMIESLEKKHGSLNRVWVMDRGMVSEANLKFLRERGGQYIVGTPKAMLRRFEQHLTDKDWATAQEGVEVKLVPGPAGDETFLLARSADRRQKELAMHEKFTSRLEAGLKKLQAAAEAGRLKDTAAAGQRLGRLNQQNWRASHAFDVTIKELAQPRGKQLLEITWQRNARFGDWSRLADGCYLLRSNLQGVDAATLWKRYIQLTEAEWAFRITKDELEIRPIWHQKEDRVQAHILVCFLAYALWKTLAGWMKNSGLGDAPRTLLEEIAKLKSGDVTLTAKSPRDGHQRKITLRCVTEPDDGQAVLLHRLGLKLPRRLRRMDNVIQM